From the genome of Candidatus Neomarinimicrobiota bacterium:
ATCGTTGCTGAGACTCGAGTATTCCCAACCATCGCTGGACCCGGGCAAGCTGGGGCAAAAGCCGATCCTTCTTATCAGTATCGCCCCTGAAGGCATGAAGGGGAAGGATGCAAATGGGCACGAGACACAGATATACGGGACTTTTGCGGCCATCTCCTGGGATGAAGGACAAACCTGGCCCGTCAAGCGTGTGCTGAGCGATGTAAAGAGCGGCAGCCAGAGCCATGTGATGGGTCCCTGGAACACAACTTTCACCATAGATTCTACGCACGGCCAACCGAAGTCATACTGGGCGGCAACCCAGACACCCGATGGGATCATACATCTATCGGATGGTCGGCTCTATTACGCCTTCAATCTGGCATGGCTTAGGGGAGCCTCCGCCCAAACTTCGGACTGAGTGAGATTCTCATGCTGCCATCGATCAGCTGGTAGTGTCAATAATCTTTCGCACATTTGTCAAAGCTTCGCAGGTTTGAGCCTTGGGTCCACGAGGAAAAAAGACCGGCAGTTTGCGAGGAGCCTAAGTCATAATCAAACTGAAGCAGCTCAATCCATAAATGCGATTGTGACGGAGCACTAATTGCCTTTCAAGCCTTTGACAGGGTAGTCCGGCGAATAAGCATAAGCCTGCTCCATCAGGGATTCAATTTTCGTCACAATTTCCGGATGCTTTGCTGCTAAATCCGTTGTCTCTCCCGGGTCATCCTTCAAATGATAGAGTTCCAGCGGCTGACCAACGCCGATTCTGACCACCTTCCAGTGACCCATCCGAAGGGCCTGCTTGAAAGTTCCCCTCACGTGCCCGTAGTCCCAATACAGATATTCGTGTTGTTTCTGCTTTTGTCCCAGAAGGCCCGGCAGTATTGAAATGCCATCAATGTTGGATGGTGTTGGTAATCCGGCAATATGCGCCAACGTAGGCAGTATGTCCCAGAAAGCTATCATCTGATCATTTGTTGCGTTAGCGGGTATTTTGCCAGGCCACCTTGCTATGAAAGGAACCCGTATGCCGCCTTCATACAGGTCACGCTTTCCGCCTCTGAAAATTCCGTTGCTGTCAAAGAACTCTATAGGAGTGGACACTCCCTTGTATGGTCCGTTATCACTTGTAAAGAACACTGCTGTATTACTGTCAAGACCGAGATTCTTCAGTAGAGCTATTATCCGCCCTACATCCGAA
Proteins encoded in this window:
- a CDS encoding sulfatase-like hydrolase/transferase; its protein translation is LRPDDLTVAEILKRAGYKTGGIGKWSLGNPGSWGIPNYQGFDYWYGHINQDQAHFYYPDYLWENDKVVLLQKVVVENEVGKLKGNRGGENMLYTHDLFTEKAIGFIKENRENPFFLYLAYTIPHFSDYPKDSPDHYIVPSDEPYNIEDWPQIAKNYAAMITRMDSDVGRIIALLKNLGLDSNTAVFFTSDNGPYKGVSTPIEFFDSNGIFRGGKRDLYEGGIRVPFIARWPGKIPANATNDQMIAFWDILPTLAHIAGLPTPSNIDGISILPGLLGQKQKQHEYLYWDYGHVRGTFKQALRMGHWKVVRIGVGQPLELYHLKDDPGETTDLAAKHPEIVTKIESLMEQAYAYSPDYPVKGLKGN